The Danio rerio strain Tuebingen ecotype United States chromosome 1, GRCz12tu, whole genome shotgun sequence genome includes a region encoding these proteins:
- the oxgr1a.3 gene encoding 2-oxoglutarate receptor 1a.3 isoform X1: MSLNPYYGLTNTSNDNCTDVDNLVKRYYLPTMYAIICVVGAIGNITALLVFVLRIRPWRSSTIIMVNLIFTDLLLIISLPIFVYYYVLNDSWTLGITMCRFSRFDFHFNLYGSILALTCISVIRYVVIVHPQHAENISRKRWGIMSCMLFWIITVVELSPIFNLFATVEIDNKTYCLDFASNDPQSVWPYSWVLTVLGFLVPLVVVCVCYWRIIEKLKEGPHTGSTSRLLARRVIVLIITCFAVCFLPYHVLRAFRVYTRLTPETNCMLDHGVHAAYIISRPIAVLNIIFNMVLYTMQGGNFKQAFVELFKCKKLKSKTERTVEMAVIN; this comes from the coding sequence ATGTCTCTAAACCCTTACTACGGCCTGACTAACACATCGAACGACAACTGCACAGATGTGGACAACCTGGTGAAGCGCTACTATCTGCCAACCATGTATGCTATCATCTGCGTTGTGGGTGCTATTGGAAACATCACAGCTCTTCTGGTGTTTGTACTCAGGATTCGACCCTGGAGGAGCAGCACCATCATCATGGTGAACCTGATCTTCACAGATCTTCTCTTAATAATCTCCCTGCCGATTTTTGTCTACTATTATGTGCTGAATGACTCGTGGACTCTGGGAATCACCATGTGTCGCTTCTCCCGCTTCGACTTCCACTTCAACCTGTACGGCAGCATCCTAGCCCTCACATGCATCTCCGTTATTCGCTATGTAGTAATCGTGCATCCACAGCATGCAGAAAATATTAGCCGAAAACGCTGGGGCATCATGTCTTGCATGTTGTTTTGGATCATTACGGTAGTTGAACTTAGTCCAATTTTTAATCTTTTTGCAACAGTGGAGATCGATAACAAAACATACTGTTTGGATTTTGCGAGCAATGATCCACAGAGTGTTTGGCCGTATAGTTGGGTGTTGACTGTACTCGGGTTTTTAGTTCCTTTGGTGGTGGTCTGTGTCTGCTATTGGCGCATCATCGAAAAGTTAAAGGAGGGTCCTCATACGGGGAGCACCTCACGTTTATTGGCGAGGAGAGTCATTGTGTTGATTATTACGTGTTTTGCAGTTTGTTTTCTTCCGTATCATGTGCTGCGTGCATTTAGAGTCTACACGAGGCTCACGCCAGAGACGAACTGTATGCTGGATCATGGCGTTCATGCGGCCTACATCATCTCCAGACCCATCGCAGTGCTCAACATCATCTTCAACATGGTGCTGTACACGATGCAGGGCGGTAACTTTAAACAGGCTTTTGTGGAGCTCTTCAAATGTAAGAAACTCAAGTCGAAGACTGAAAGGACTGTTGAAATGGCGGT